One genomic window of Numida meleagris isolate 19003 breed g44 Domestic line chromosome 1, NumMel1.0, whole genome shotgun sequence includes the following:
- the TNRC6B gene encoding trinucleotide repeat-containing gene 6B protein isoform X1 codes for MPQPCALQEKRKNKYYFAGKQHFQKLVNCFVRGEKEQEREEQLMEDKKRKKEDKKKKESAQKVTDQKTKVPEVTKPSLSQPVAASPIGNSPSPPVNGGNNAKRVAVPNGQPPSAARYMPREVPPRFRCQQDHKVLLKRGQPPPPSCMLLGGGAGPPPPTAPGANPNNAQPVTGALLQSDSGTATDSTIGGAAASNYANSTWGPGASSNSGTNANPTHIWDKVIVDGSDMEEWPCIASKDAESSSENTTDNNSASNPGLEKNTLPGSTTSNKGKGSQCQSGSAGNECNLGAWKSDPKAKSVQSSNPAAESNNGLSNWRNLTGQDRIGSGSGFSNFNPNSNPSAWPALVQEGNSRKGTLESDSGSSNAQISTVGQTSREQQSKMENAGVNFVSGREQAQIHNTDGPKNGNTNSLNLSSPNPMENKGMPFEMGLGNPSRSTDTPSQSTGERKTGSVGSWGTARGSSGTDTVSGQSNSGNHGNNGKDREDSWKGASVQKPNGSRSDSWDNSNRSTGGGSWNFGPQHANESKWGEGNKLTSGVSQGEWKQLSGSDELKIGEWSGPNQPNSSTGAWDNQKGHPLPENQGNSQAPCWGRSSSSAGSEVGGQSTGSNHKAGSSDSHNSGRRSYRPTHPDCQAVLQTLLSRTDLDPRVLSNTGWGQTQIKQDTVWDIEEMPRPEGKSDKGTEGWESSATQTKNSGGWGDVPSQSNQIKSGWGELSTPTEWKDPKNTGGWNDYKNPNSSNWGGGRQEEKSSSSWNDSSSKDQGWGGRQPNQGWSSGKNGWGEEVDQTKNSNWESAGNKPASGWGEGGQNEIGTWGNGANTGSASKGGWDDCKRNSTWNETGRQPNSWNKQQQQQQQQQQQETSGSWGPPPQTPSNGRPPNPNWNSGPQPAAPKDEEPSGWEEPSPQSISRKMDIDDGTSAWGDPSSYNYKNVNLWDKNSQGGQAPREQSLPTPMTSKSQASVWSKSTPPAPDNGTSAWGEPNETSPGWGEVDDTGASTTGWGNAPSNAPNAMKSSSKSMQDGWGESDGPVTGTRHSSWEEEEEGGVWNTAGSQGSSSSHNSTSWGQGGKKTQMKCSLKGGNSDSWMNPISKQFSNMGLLSQTEDIPGNKMDLSVGGLPDKKFEVDKRAMNLGDFNDIMRKDRSGFRPPNSKDMGTTDSGPYFEKGGNHGLFGNSTAQSRGMHTPVQPLNPSPNIRAQVPPQFLSPQVSASMLKQFPNSGLNPGLFNVGPQLSPQQIAMLSQLPQIPQFQLACQLLLQQQQQQQQQLLQSQRKLSQAVRQQQEQQIARMVSAALQQQQRQPGMKHSPSHPVGPKPHIDSMVPNPLNVGLSDLQTKGQIPGYGSGFGSSGMDYGMVGGKEAGTESRFKQWTMMEGLPSVASQDANMHKNGAIVPPGKARGGSPYNQFDIIQGDPLGGHAGPAGDSWLPAKSPPTNKIGSKSSNASWPPEFQPGVPWKGIQNIDPESDPYVTPGSVLGGTATSPIVDTDHQLLRDNTTGSNSSLNTSLPSPGAWPYSASDNSFTNVHSTSAKFSDYKSTWSPDPIGHNPTHLSNKMWKNHISSRNTTGLPRPPPGLTNPKPSSPWNSTAPRSVRGWGAQDSRLASGEKNHLITPLIRPEECAFYSTNGLEERKLQLPASTWSDGSSVRPSYWLVLHNLTPQIDGSTLRTICMQHGPLLTFHLNLTQGTALIRYNTKQEAAKAQTALHMCVLGNTTILAEFATDEEVSRFLAQAQPPTPAATPSAPTAGWQSLETGQNQTDPVGPALNLFGGSTGLGQWSSGGGGSSGGDLTGASLWGPPNYSSSLWGVPSVEDPHRMGSPAPLLPGDLLGGGSDSI; via the exons agagaaggagcaagaaagggaagaacagTTAATGGAagacaagaaaaggaagaaagaggataagaaaaagaaggaatctGCTCAGAAG GTCACAGATCAAAAAACCAAAG tgccCGAAGTGACGAAACCAAGTTTAAGCCAACCAGTGGCTGCCAGCCCAATTGGCAACTCTCCATCGCCACCAGTCAATGGTGGCAACAATGCCAAAAGGGTGGCAGTGCCGAACGGACAACCGCCAAGCGCCGCCCGCTACATGCCTCGGGAGGTGCCGCCGCGATTCCGTTGCCAGCAGGACCACAAAGTGTTACTGAAACGTGGGCAGCCCCCTCCACCATCCTGTATGCTCCTTGGGGGTGGAGCAGGGCCTCCTCCCCCAACAGCACCAGGAGCAAACCCAAACAACGCACAACCAGTGacaggagcactgctgcagagcgACAGTGGGACTGCAACAG atTCAACAAttggaggtgctgctgcttcaaaTTATGCAAATTCCACTTGGGGTCCTGGAGCCTCCTCCAACAGCGGCACCAACGCCAACCCAACTCACATCTGGGACAAGGTGATTGTAGACgggtctgacatggaagagtgGCCTTGTATTGCCAGCAAAGATGCTGAGTCTTCTTCCGAAAACACCACCGATAACAACAGTGCCTCGAACCCTGGTTTGGAGAAGAACACTCTGCCAGGAAGCACCACTagtaacaaaggaaaaggaagccaGTGCCAGTCTGGAAGCGCTGGAAATGAATGTAATCTTGGGGCCTGGAAATCTGATCCCAAGGCTAAATCTGTTCAATCTTCCAACCCTGCTGCCGAGAGTAACAATGGACTAAGTAATTGGAGGAACTTGACTGGACAAGATAGAATTGGTTCTGGTTCTGGCTTCAGCAACTTTAACCCAAATAGCAACCCATCTGCTTGGCCAGCACTGGTCCAAGAGGGCAATTCTAGGAAAGGGACTTTGGAATCTGATAGTGGTAGCTCCAATGCACAGATTAGCACAGTAGGTCAGACCTCTAGGGAACAGCAGTCAAAGATGGAAAATGCGGGTGTTAACTTTGTCTCTGGCAGAGAACAGGCTCAAATTCATAACACTGATGGACCAAAAAACGGAAACACTAACTCCTTGAACTTAAGTTCACCAAACCCTATGGAGAATAAGGGAATGCCCTTTGAAATGGGCTTGGGGAACCCTTCCAGGAGCACTGACACCCCTTCACAAAgcactggagaaagaaagactgGGAGTGTTGGATCTTGGGGTACAGCTAGGGGGTCTTCTGGAACTGACACAGTCTCTGGACAGAGCAATTCTGGAAACCATGGGAACAATGGAAAGGATAGGGAGGACTCCTGGAAAGGAGCGTCTGTTCAAAAACCTAATGGGTCAAGAAGCGATTCTTGGGATAACAGTAACCGGTCTACGGGTGGTGGGTCTTGGAACTTTGGCCCTCAGcatgcaaatgaaagcaaatgggGTGAAGGGAACAAATTAACATCTGGGGTCTCTCAGGGAGAATGGAAACAGCTGTCTGGGTCTGATGAACTGAAGATTGGAGAATGGAGTGGTCCAAACCAACCAAATTCTAGCACTGGAGCATGGGACAATCAAAAAGGCCACCCTCTTCCTGAAAACCAAGGCAATTCCCAGGCTCCCTGTTGGGGAAGatcttccagctctgcaggaagtGAGGTTGGAGGTCAAAGCACTGGAAGCAACCACAAAGCAGGAAGTAGTGACAGTCACAATTCTGGACGCCGATCATATAGGCCTACACATCCTGATTGCCAGGCAGTCTTGCAGACTTTACTGAGCAGGACTGATTTGGACCCCCGAGTGCTTTCAAACACTGGCTGGGGCCAAACTCAAATTAAGCAAGATACCGTATGGGATATTGAAGAGATGCCACGGCCCGAGGGGAAGTCTGATAAAGGAACTGAGGGGTGGGAGAGCTCTGCCACACAGACAAAGAACTCAGGGGGCTGGGGCGATGTACCCAGCCAAAGCAATCAAATCAAGTCTGGATGGGGTGAGCTCTCAACCCCAACGGAGTGGAAGGACCCCAAAAATACTGGAGGATGGAATGACTATAAGAACCCCAATTCGTCTAattggggagggggaagacaAGAAGAGAAATCATCATCTTCTTGGAATGACAGCTCTAGTAAGGATCAGGGGTGGGGTGGACGGCAGCCTAATCAAGGATGGTCTTCTGGAAAGAACGGTTGGGGAGAGGAAGTtgaccaaacaaaaaacagcaactgGGAAAGTGCGGGAAATAAGCCAGCATCTGGTTGGGGTGAAGGTGGGCAAAATGAGATTGGAACTTGGGGTAACGGTGCAAATACAGGCTCTGCTTCAAAGGGTGGTTGGGATGATTGTAAAAGAAATTCAACGTGGAACGAGACGGGTCGACAGCCCAACTCCTggaacaagcagcagcagcaacagcagcagcaacagcagcaggagactTCTGGTTCCTGGGGTCCACCGCCACAAACTCCAAGTAATGGGCGACCTCCAAACCCAAACTGGAACAGTGGACCACAGCCAGCTGCCCCCAAAGACGAGGAGCCTAGTGGCTGGGAAGAACCTTCTCCACAGTCAATCAGTCGAAAAATGGATATTGATGATGGCACTTCAGCTTGGGGAGATCCTAGCAGTTATAACTACAAGAATGTGAACCTGTGGGACAAGAACTCACAAGGAGGACAGGCCCCACGGGAACAGAGCCTGCCTACTCCAATGACTAGCAAATCACAAGCATCAG TCTGGAGCAAAAGCACTCCACCTGCTCCAGATAATGGTACGTCCGCCTGGGGTGAGCCAAATGAAACCAGTCCCGGGTGGGGTGAAGTAGATGATACAGGAGCATCGACAACAGGCTGGGGGAATGCACCTTCCAACGCCCCGAATGCCATGAAATCTA GTTCTAAATCTATGCAAGATGGCTGGGGAGAGAGTGATGGGCCAGTGACAGGCACACGTCATTCCagctgggaagaggaggaggagggaggagtcTGGAACACAGCAGGCTCTCAGGGAAGCAGTTCCTCCCACAACTCAACAAGCTGGGggcaaggaggaaagaaaacacaaatgaag tgctCATTAAAAGGAGGAAATAGTGATTCATGGATGAACCCTATATccaaacagttttcaaatatgGGCTTGCTA agtCAAACTGAGGACATTCCAGGCAATAAGATGGACTTGTCTGTAG GTGGTCTCCCAGATAAGAAGTTTGAGGTAGATAAACGAGCCATGAATCTCGGGGATTTTAATGACATAATGAGAAAGGATCGATCTGGGTTCCGTCCACCTAATTCCAAAGACATGGGAACCACAGACAGTGGGCCTTATTTTGAGAAG GGTGGCAATCATGGTTTGTTTGgaaacagcacagcacaatCGAGGGGCATGCACACACCAGTGCAGCCACTAAATCCTTCCCCCAATATCCGGGCGCAAGTGCCTCCCCAATTTCTTTCTCCCCAG GTTTCGGCCTCCATGCTCAAACAGTTCCCCAACAGTGGCTTGAATCCAGGTCTTTTCAATGTGGGGCCCCAGCTTTCTCCTCAACAGATTGCCATGCTGAGCCAGCTTCCGCAGATTCCCCAGTTTCAATTA GCGTGTCAGctcctccttcagcagcagcagcagcagcagcagcagctgttacAGAGCCAGAGGAAGTTATCTCAAGCTGTGCGACAACAGCAGGAGCAACAG attGCTCGTATGGTGAGTGccgccctgcagcagcagcagaggcagcctgGCATGAAGCATTCACCATCCCACCCTGTTGGGCCTAAGCCACATATAGACAGCATGGTACCCAATCCTTTGAATGTGGGTCTTTCAGACTTACAGACCAAAGGACAAATACCTGGATACGGTTCAG GCTTTGGCTCAAGTGGCATGGATTATGGCATGGTGGGAGGGAAAGAAGCTGGAACAGAATCCCGCTTTAAACAGTGGACTATGATGGAAGGGCTGCCCTCTGTGGCTTCACAAGATGCCAATATGCACAAAAATG GTGCAATAGTGCCCCCTGGAAAGGCTCGCGGAGGATCGCCCTACAACCAGTTTGACATAATTCAGGGCGACCCACTAGGTGGCCATGCAGGCCCTGCTGGTGATAGTTGGTTACCTGCCAAATCTCCGCCGACAAACAAGATCGGAAGCAAATCCAGCAACGCCAGCTGGCCTCCAG AGTTCCAACCAGGAGTGCCATGGAAAGGTATACAAAACATTGACCCTGAATCTGACCCCTACGTGACCCCTGGAAGTGTGCTGGGGGGGACAGCCACATCTCCCATTGTAGATACTGACCACCAACTTCTGCGGGACAACACCACAG GGTCTAATTCTTCCCTCAACACCTCGCTGCCTTCACCTGGTGCCTGGCCCTACAGTGCCTCTGACAATTCCTTCACCAACGTTCATAGCACTTCAG CAAAATTCAGTGATTACAAATCAACATGGTCCCCAGATCCCATAGGACACAATCCCACTCATCTCTCCAACAAGATGTGGAAAAACCATATTTCCTCAAGGAACACTACAGGGCTGCCTCGCCCGCCTCCTGGCCTGACCAACCCCAAACCATCATCTCCATGGAACAGCACAGCACCCCGATCGGTcaggggctggggggcacaggACTCAAGGCTTGCCTCTGGTGAGAAGAATCATCTGATAACGCCATTGATCAGACCTGAGGAGTGTGCCTTTTACAGCACTAATGGTTTGGAGGAAAGAAAGTTGCAGCTGCctg CATCTACTTGGAGTGATGGTAGCTCAGTTCGTCCTAGTTACTGGCTGGTTCTTCACAATCTCACTCCACag ATTGATGGGTCAACCTTGAGGACGATCTGCATGCAGCATGGCCCACTGCTGACATTCCATCTGAACCTGACCCAGGGCACCGCTCTCATCCGATACAACACCAAACAGGAGGCGGCCAAGGCCCAGACTGCACTGCACAT GTGTGTGTTGGGAAACACTACCATCCTGGCTGAGTTCGCCACAGATGAAGAGGTTAGTCGCTTTTTGGCACAAGCTCAGCCCCCTACACCTGCAGCAACCCCAAGTGCACCCACGGCAGGCTGGCAATCCCTGGAGACGGGACAGAACCAGACAGATCCAGTTGGACCTGCTTTGAATCTCTTTGGTGGGTCAACAGGGCTTGGGCAGTGGAGCAGTGGTGGCGGCGGCAGCAGTGGGGGTGATCTCACTGGCGCTTCGTTGTGGGGGCCCCCAAACTATTCTTCAAGCTTGTGGGGGGTCCCAAGCGTAGAGGATCCACACAGAatgggcagccctgctcccttACTACCTGGAGACCTTCTGGGAGGAGGGTCGGATTCAATCTGA
- the TNRC6B gene encoding trinucleotide repeat-containing gene 6B protein isoform X2 gives MREKEQEREEQLMEDKKRKKEDKKKKESAQKVTDQKTKVPEVTKPSLSQPVAASPIGNSPSPPVNGGNNAKRVAVPNGQPPSAARYMPREVPPRFRCQQDHKVLLKRGQPPPPSCMLLGGGAGPPPPTAPGANPNNAQPVTGALLQSDSGTATDSTIGGAAASNYANSTWGPGASSNSGTNANPTHIWDKVIVDGSDMEEWPCIASKDAESSSENTTDNNSASNPGLEKNTLPGSTTSNKGKGSQCQSGSAGNECNLGAWKSDPKAKSVQSSNPAAESNNGLSNWRNLTGQDRIGSGSGFSNFNPNSNPSAWPALVQEGNSRKGTLESDSGSSNAQISTVGQTSREQQSKMENAGVNFVSGREQAQIHNTDGPKNGNTNSLNLSSPNPMENKGMPFEMGLGNPSRSTDTPSQSTGERKTGSVGSWGTARGSSGTDTVSGQSNSGNHGNNGKDREDSWKGASVQKPNGSRSDSWDNSNRSTGGGSWNFGPQHANESKWGEGNKLTSGVSQGEWKQLSGSDELKIGEWSGPNQPNSSTGAWDNQKGHPLPENQGNSQAPCWGRSSSSAGSEVGGQSTGSNHKAGSSDSHNSGRRSYRPTHPDCQAVLQTLLSRTDLDPRVLSNTGWGQTQIKQDTVWDIEEMPRPEGKSDKGTEGWESSATQTKNSGGWGDVPSQSNQIKSGWGELSTPTEWKDPKNTGGWNDYKNPNSSNWGGGRQEEKSSSSWNDSSSKDQGWGGRQPNQGWSSGKNGWGEEVDQTKNSNWESAGNKPASGWGEGGQNEIGTWGNGANTGSASKGGWDDCKRNSTWNETGRQPNSWNKQQQQQQQQQQQETSGSWGPPPQTPSNGRPPNPNWNSGPQPAAPKDEEPSGWEEPSPQSISRKMDIDDGTSAWGDPSSYNYKNVNLWDKNSQGGQAPREQSLPTPMTSKSQASVWSKSTPPAPDNGTSAWGEPNETSPGWGEVDDTGASTTGWGNAPSNAPNAMKSSSKSMQDGWGESDGPVTGTRHSSWEEEEEGGVWNTAGSQGSSSSHNSTSWGQGGKKTQMKCSLKGGNSDSWMNPISKQFSNMGLLSQTEDIPGNKMDLSVGGLPDKKFEVDKRAMNLGDFNDIMRKDRSGFRPPNSKDMGTTDSGPYFEKGGNHGLFGNSTAQSRGMHTPVQPLNPSPNIRAQVPPQFLSPQVSASMLKQFPNSGLNPGLFNVGPQLSPQQIAMLSQLPQIPQFQLACQLLLQQQQQQQQQLLQSQRKLSQAVRQQQEQQIARMVSAALQQQQRQPGMKHSPSHPVGPKPHIDSMVPNPLNVGLSDLQTKGQIPGYGSGFGSSGMDYGMVGGKEAGTESRFKQWTMMEGLPSVASQDANMHKNGAIVPPGKARGGSPYNQFDIIQGDPLGGHAGPAGDSWLPAKSPPTNKIGSKSSNASWPPEFQPGVPWKGIQNIDPESDPYVTPGSVLGGTATSPIVDTDHQLLRDNTTGSNSSLNTSLPSPGAWPYSASDNSFTNVHSTSAKFSDYKSTWSPDPIGHNPTHLSNKMWKNHISSRNTTGLPRPPPGLTNPKPSSPWNSTAPRSVRGWGAQDSRLASGEKNHLITPLIRPEECAFYSTNGLEERKLQLPASTWSDGSSVRPSYWLVLHNLTPQIDGSTLRTICMQHGPLLTFHLNLTQGTALIRYNTKQEAAKAQTALHMCVLGNTTILAEFATDEEVSRFLAQAQPPTPAATPSAPTAGWQSLETGQNQTDPVGPALNLFGGSTGLGQWSSGGGGSSGGDLTGASLWGPPNYSSSLWGVPSVEDPHRMGSPAPLLPGDLLGGGSDSI, from the exons agagaaggagcaagaaagggaagaacagTTAATGGAagacaagaaaaggaagaaagaggataagaaaaagaaggaatctGCTCAGAAG GTCACAGATCAAAAAACCAAAG tgccCGAAGTGACGAAACCAAGTTTAAGCCAACCAGTGGCTGCCAGCCCAATTGGCAACTCTCCATCGCCACCAGTCAATGGTGGCAACAATGCCAAAAGGGTGGCAGTGCCGAACGGACAACCGCCAAGCGCCGCCCGCTACATGCCTCGGGAGGTGCCGCCGCGATTCCGTTGCCAGCAGGACCACAAAGTGTTACTGAAACGTGGGCAGCCCCCTCCACCATCCTGTATGCTCCTTGGGGGTGGAGCAGGGCCTCCTCCCCCAACAGCACCAGGAGCAAACCCAAACAACGCACAACCAGTGacaggagcactgctgcagagcgACAGTGGGACTGCAACAG atTCAACAAttggaggtgctgctgcttcaaaTTATGCAAATTCCACTTGGGGTCCTGGAGCCTCCTCCAACAGCGGCACCAACGCCAACCCAACTCACATCTGGGACAAGGTGATTGTAGACgggtctgacatggaagagtgGCCTTGTATTGCCAGCAAAGATGCTGAGTCTTCTTCCGAAAACACCACCGATAACAACAGTGCCTCGAACCCTGGTTTGGAGAAGAACACTCTGCCAGGAAGCACCACTagtaacaaaggaaaaggaagccaGTGCCAGTCTGGAAGCGCTGGAAATGAATGTAATCTTGGGGCCTGGAAATCTGATCCCAAGGCTAAATCTGTTCAATCTTCCAACCCTGCTGCCGAGAGTAACAATGGACTAAGTAATTGGAGGAACTTGACTGGACAAGATAGAATTGGTTCTGGTTCTGGCTTCAGCAACTTTAACCCAAATAGCAACCCATCTGCTTGGCCAGCACTGGTCCAAGAGGGCAATTCTAGGAAAGGGACTTTGGAATCTGATAGTGGTAGCTCCAATGCACAGATTAGCACAGTAGGTCAGACCTCTAGGGAACAGCAGTCAAAGATGGAAAATGCGGGTGTTAACTTTGTCTCTGGCAGAGAACAGGCTCAAATTCATAACACTGATGGACCAAAAAACGGAAACACTAACTCCTTGAACTTAAGTTCACCAAACCCTATGGAGAATAAGGGAATGCCCTTTGAAATGGGCTTGGGGAACCCTTCCAGGAGCACTGACACCCCTTCACAAAgcactggagaaagaaagactgGGAGTGTTGGATCTTGGGGTACAGCTAGGGGGTCTTCTGGAACTGACACAGTCTCTGGACAGAGCAATTCTGGAAACCATGGGAACAATGGAAAGGATAGGGAGGACTCCTGGAAAGGAGCGTCTGTTCAAAAACCTAATGGGTCAAGAAGCGATTCTTGGGATAACAGTAACCGGTCTACGGGTGGTGGGTCTTGGAACTTTGGCCCTCAGcatgcaaatgaaagcaaatgggGTGAAGGGAACAAATTAACATCTGGGGTCTCTCAGGGAGAATGGAAACAGCTGTCTGGGTCTGATGAACTGAAGATTGGAGAATGGAGTGGTCCAAACCAACCAAATTCTAGCACTGGAGCATGGGACAATCAAAAAGGCCACCCTCTTCCTGAAAACCAAGGCAATTCCCAGGCTCCCTGTTGGGGAAGatcttccagctctgcaggaagtGAGGTTGGAGGTCAAAGCACTGGAAGCAACCACAAAGCAGGAAGTAGTGACAGTCACAATTCTGGACGCCGATCATATAGGCCTACACATCCTGATTGCCAGGCAGTCTTGCAGACTTTACTGAGCAGGACTGATTTGGACCCCCGAGTGCTTTCAAACACTGGCTGGGGCCAAACTCAAATTAAGCAAGATACCGTATGGGATATTGAAGAGATGCCACGGCCCGAGGGGAAGTCTGATAAAGGAACTGAGGGGTGGGAGAGCTCTGCCACACAGACAAAGAACTCAGGGGGCTGGGGCGATGTACCCAGCCAAAGCAATCAAATCAAGTCTGGATGGGGTGAGCTCTCAACCCCAACGGAGTGGAAGGACCCCAAAAATACTGGAGGATGGAATGACTATAAGAACCCCAATTCGTCTAattggggagggggaagacaAGAAGAGAAATCATCATCTTCTTGGAATGACAGCTCTAGTAAGGATCAGGGGTGGGGTGGACGGCAGCCTAATCAAGGATGGTCTTCTGGAAAGAACGGTTGGGGAGAGGAAGTtgaccaaacaaaaaacagcaactgGGAAAGTGCGGGAAATAAGCCAGCATCTGGTTGGGGTGAAGGTGGGCAAAATGAGATTGGAACTTGGGGTAACGGTGCAAATACAGGCTCTGCTTCAAAGGGTGGTTGGGATGATTGTAAAAGAAATTCAACGTGGAACGAGACGGGTCGACAGCCCAACTCCTggaacaagcagcagcagcaacagcagcagcaacagcagcaggagactTCTGGTTCCTGGGGTCCACCGCCACAAACTCCAAGTAATGGGCGACCTCCAAACCCAAACTGGAACAGTGGACCACAGCCAGCTGCCCCCAAAGACGAGGAGCCTAGTGGCTGGGAAGAACCTTCTCCACAGTCAATCAGTCGAAAAATGGATATTGATGATGGCACTTCAGCTTGGGGAGATCCTAGCAGTTATAACTACAAGAATGTGAACCTGTGGGACAAGAACTCACAAGGAGGACAGGCCCCACGGGAACAGAGCCTGCCTACTCCAATGACTAGCAAATCACAAGCATCAG TCTGGAGCAAAAGCACTCCACCTGCTCCAGATAATGGTACGTCCGCCTGGGGTGAGCCAAATGAAACCAGTCCCGGGTGGGGTGAAGTAGATGATACAGGAGCATCGACAACAGGCTGGGGGAATGCACCTTCCAACGCCCCGAATGCCATGAAATCTA GTTCTAAATCTATGCAAGATGGCTGGGGAGAGAGTGATGGGCCAGTGACAGGCACACGTCATTCCagctgggaagaggaggaggagggaggagtcTGGAACACAGCAGGCTCTCAGGGAAGCAGTTCCTCCCACAACTCAACAAGCTGGGggcaaggaggaaagaaaacacaaatgaag tgctCATTAAAAGGAGGAAATAGTGATTCATGGATGAACCCTATATccaaacagttttcaaatatgGGCTTGCTA agtCAAACTGAGGACATTCCAGGCAATAAGATGGACTTGTCTGTAG GTGGTCTCCCAGATAAGAAGTTTGAGGTAGATAAACGAGCCATGAATCTCGGGGATTTTAATGACATAATGAGAAAGGATCGATCTGGGTTCCGTCCACCTAATTCCAAAGACATGGGAACCACAGACAGTGGGCCTTATTTTGAGAAG GGTGGCAATCATGGTTTGTTTGgaaacagcacagcacaatCGAGGGGCATGCACACACCAGTGCAGCCACTAAATCCTTCCCCCAATATCCGGGCGCAAGTGCCTCCCCAATTTCTTTCTCCCCAG GTTTCGGCCTCCATGCTCAAACAGTTCCCCAACAGTGGCTTGAATCCAGGTCTTTTCAATGTGGGGCCCCAGCTTTCTCCTCAACAGATTGCCATGCTGAGCCAGCTTCCGCAGATTCCCCAGTTTCAATTA GCGTGTCAGctcctccttcagcagcagcagcagcagcagcagcagctgttacAGAGCCAGAGGAAGTTATCTCAAGCTGTGCGACAACAGCAGGAGCAACAG attGCTCGTATGGTGAGTGccgccctgcagcagcagcagaggcagcctgGCATGAAGCATTCACCATCCCACCCTGTTGGGCCTAAGCCACATATAGACAGCATGGTACCCAATCCTTTGAATGTGGGTCTTTCAGACTTACAGACCAAAGGACAAATACCTGGATACGGTTCAG GCTTTGGCTCAAGTGGCATGGATTATGGCATGGTGGGAGGGAAAGAAGCTGGAACAGAATCCCGCTTTAAACAGTGGACTATGATGGAAGGGCTGCCCTCTGTGGCTTCACAAGATGCCAATATGCACAAAAATG GTGCAATAGTGCCCCCTGGAAAGGCTCGCGGAGGATCGCCCTACAACCAGTTTGACATAATTCAGGGCGACCCACTAGGTGGCCATGCAGGCCCTGCTGGTGATAGTTGGTTACCTGCCAAATCTCCGCCGACAAACAAGATCGGAAGCAAATCCAGCAACGCCAGCTGGCCTCCAG AGTTCCAACCAGGAGTGCCATGGAAAGGTATACAAAACATTGACCCTGAATCTGACCCCTACGTGACCCCTGGAAGTGTGCTGGGGGGGACAGCCACATCTCCCATTGTAGATACTGACCACCAACTTCTGCGGGACAACACCACAG GGTCTAATTCTTCCCTCAACACCTCGCTGCCTTCACCTGGTGCCTGGCCCTACAGTGCCTCTGACAATTCCTTCACCAACGTTCATAGCACTTCAG CAAAATTCAGTGATTACAAATCAACATGGTCCCCAGATCCCATAGGACACAATCCCACTCATCTCTCCAACAAGATGTGGAAAAACCATATTTCCTCAAGGAACACTACAGGGCTGCCTCGCCCGCCTCCTGGCCTGACCAACCCCAAACCATCATCTCCATGGAACAGCACAGCACCCCGATCGGTcaggggctggggggcacaggACTCAAGGCTTGCCTCTGGTGAGAAGAATCATCTGATAACGCCATTGATCAGACCTGAGGAGTGTGCCTTTTACAGCACTAATGGTTTGGAGGAAAGAAAGTTGCAGCTGCctg CATCTACTTGGAGTGATGGTAGCTCAGTTCGTCCTAGTTACTGGCTGGTTCTTCACAATCTCACTCCACag ATTGATGGGTCAACCTTGAGGACGATCTGCATGCAGCATGGCCCACTGCTGACATTCCATCTGAACCTGACCCAGGGCACCGCTCTCATCCGATACAACACCAAACAGGAGGCGGCCAAGGCCCAGACTGCACTGCACAT GTGTGTGTTGGGAAACACTACCATCCTGGCTGAGTTCGCCACAGATGAAGAGGTTAGTCGCTTTTTGGCACAAGCTCAGCCCCCTACACCTGCAGCAACCCCAAGTGCACCCACGGCAGGCTGGCAATCCCTGGAGACGGGACAGAACCAGACAGATCCAGTTGGACCTGCTTTGAATCTCTTTGGTGGGTCAACAGGGCTTGGGCAGTGGAGCAGTGGTGGCGGCGGCAGCAGTGGGGGTGATCTCACTGGCGCTTCGTTGTGGGGGCCCCCAAACTATTCTTCAAGCTTGTGGGGGGTCCCAAGCGTAGAGGATCCACACAGAatgggcagccctgctcccttACTACCTGGAGACCTTCTGGGAGGAGGGTCGGATTCAATCTGA